A stretch of the Medicago truncatula cultivar Jemalong A17 chromosome 5, MtrunA17r5.0-ANR, whole genome shotgun sequence genome encodes the following:
- the LOC11429395 gene encoding histone H1 has product MSASGEVDDVEMPVEPKPVKEMKPKASKQTKTASHPPYFEMVKEALLALKERNGSSPYAIAKYMDEKFKPVLPANFKKILSLQLKNQTKRGKLVKIKASYKLSDAEKPKKEKKDSVAEKKQQNQKRKTNATVGGKKKVVNKKSKSIKSTTNKRGRKANAATETM; this is encoded by the exons ATGTCTGCTTCCGGAGAAGTTGATGATGTTGAAATGCCGGTGGAGCCTAAACCTGTGAAGGAAATGAAACCAAAAGCTTCCAAACAAACCAAAACAGCTTCTCATCCTCCATATTTTGAG atgGTTAAGGAGGCTTTACTGGCTCTAAAGGAGAGGAATGGCTCAAGCCCTTACGCTATAGCGAAATACATGGACGAGAAGTTCAAGCCGGTGCTCCCAGCAAATTTCAAGAAGATACTAAGCTTGCAGCTTAAGAATCAAACCAAGAGAGGGAAGCTGGTGAAGATCAAAGCTTCGTATAAACTATCTGATGCCGAGAAGCCGAAGAAGGAGAAAAAAGACTCTGTTGCGGAGAAGAAGCAACAAAACCAGAAGAGGAAGACAAATGCAACGGTTGGTGGTAAGAAGAAGGTTGTGAATAAGAAGAGCAAGTCCATTAAGTCTACTACTAATAAGAGGGGTAGAAAAGCTAATGCTGCAACTGAAACTATGTAA